Within Lolium rigidum isolate FL_2022 chromosome 5, APGP_CSIRO_Lrig_0.1, whole genome shotgun sequence, the genomic segment CAGAATATAATTGAGTTGCCTTTTGCTTCAGTATTTACTCAAACCTGCGTAGTTCGCCATCTAACTGTTCAATAAAACACGAGCGTTGCTGCTTTTTGATGATGGTTGCGTTGTTGATCAATCACAGAACTCGGGCAGCTTCCTACACGGTGGTGCAACCGCGTCGCTCATTGACTTGGTGGGCTCTGCTGTCTTCTACACCGCTGGGGCACAGACCAGGGGCTCGCCTCTAGAGATGAACATCTCCTACCTGGATGCTGCATTTTCGGATGTGAGTGACTTTCTTAACGAATTGGGTGTCAATGCATGTCGCGTGATCAATTAACATGGGGTGTTTTCTTTGTATTTCCTACTTATAATTCCCATGACCCAACTATTATATCATAATCGTATGCTTGTTTGCTGTGCCTGAATGTTGGCGTAGTTTATTATTTCAGAGAAACTACTAGGTGGCCCTCGCAATGTGAGGGCATCATTATTAGTGCATCTAAAGTGTTACTGTTTTTTTAGTTGTAAATAGACATCATCTAACTCTCATTTACCCTCTCATTCCAAAAGTACGCGACTGTTAGTAAGGAAACGCTTAATTACAGTCATGAACATGGCAACTGTGCTCAAGTATAGCCATTATGTTTTTACCTGTATAAGCCAGATGATTTACGATCTcaatataacttcagtaataaccAATGAAAACAGAAATCGCGTTCTAAAACTAAACATGACCTGAAGATCAAGTTGCCAAAGTAAGACCTCTTAAACGACTCATTTTTTTAGCACtacgcacatgtatgaatggttccAAAATCCAGAAAATCTTGTCAAACATGTAAGTGATCTGACAATAAGGAAGTTAAAGGCTCAATTTAATGGAACATTAATCCAACATCATTCTAGGTGGGTGATATGTGGTCATTTTGCTCACAGTTATCTGATATGTTTCACTAACAGCAGTGGGAATACAAAAGCTATGACTCAATTCTTACGCCCTGGAGGATAAGCTTGTTAGGGTGGTAGCTTGGATCAGGTCCCAACAAGAATGGCCACCAGATTCTGGGTGCAGACAACAAGCCTTCCACAAAATGGCTATCCAAATTCCCACTAATACGAATGATATGCTGCTACAATGCTACATATATTTTAAATCTTGGCGATACAAATGAAGTCACAAAAAATTAGATAACAACATCAGGTGCTAAATTATGCTTCGATGAAACTGAGCCTGTCCACTGAACTCTTCTTGCATTAACCAGTGAAATTCTCTAACGAAATGGATGGCATAATATGCAGGTCAGTTTGGCAGTATATGAACACATAGAGTGTTTCTGACACCAAAGAGTGAAAACTAATGCATTTTGAGCACTTTCCAAATATCCTTTCTTCTCAGGTGCACCTGAGATAGCTGAACTCAAAATATGCATGTCAATTTGGAATCTCTTGCTATGGGGCACACTATCGATAAGGTTCATATGTGTTAAACTAGTACCAGGACTCAAAGTTGTTGTGTCCAACACCGGTGAACAATGGAGAAAAGCCGAGAATAGGGAGGCGATTAGGTGTTAATGGGAAATTAAAGACTACCTAAGGCTGGTTTTTCTGTACTCTGCACTTAATCGAGAGCCCTTGGATGTAGTATTACGGACAGACAGGATCGGTTGTGTCAAACGTGAGTGGTGCTTTTTTATTGGTATATGGATAATAGAGTAGATATAAGCTCAGTTACATCATCTAGTGCCCTTGTGTTGAAATTTGACGACTGACAGTGAGCCCGACATAGTGTATATTCACCAAGAGCCAATAATTGCTATATTCAACAATTGTACTGCAGTATGTGAGCACCAGATAGAAATGCCACTGAACACGATAAATTGGTGTACCAAGATTTGTTTAGTTTATACTTCTTGTTAAAAGTTCTCTAGTGCTAAAACCTAGCCAAGTTGCAGTTTTATTCTaaagtgtatggacggacatgtcAATCTTGAGACGGAAGTTAAGCTGTTGGCTGTTTCTTTTCATAAGTTCTCGTGCATTGTACAATAATGATGACAGCCTATGTTGTCAATTGCAGGAAGAGATTGATATCGAGGCCAAGGTTCTGCGTGCTGGAAAAGCAGTAGGAGTGGCTACTGTGGAACTAAAGAAGAAATCTGGCAAAATCATTGCTCAAGCCCGCTACTCCAAGTATCTTGGTCCGTCCAgtaaactttgaaggtgtcctttcCTTGTAAAGCTGGAGTCCTGTAATTGCCCTTGTTTACTAGGCAATCTCTATGTAATAGAATAATGTTGTCTACTTGTCTTGGAAACGAAGGCATGATCTACCAAAAAACGAAGATATGGGAATTAGTTCACAATTGTGTTTGGTGATCCGGTTACCGATTTCTTTTCCATGCGAGTCCATGGTGGAAGAGGTAAAACATTCGGTAAGAGTCCCCTGCAAACATCACCAGGCCCGACTCGTCCGTTGCTCGTCCCCGCGGGCGAGTCGGGGCGACTCCCTAATCCCTCCCCCTTCAGCCCGACCTCCTCCGCCCCCTCCCCCGCTGCCGGCGGCTGGagctgccgggcaaagcccgcgcagtGCCGCCGGTGGCGGGCATCTCCACCTCCTGACCGTCCATCGGGAAGCGCGGTGGACCTGATGACGACGGCGGGAGCCCCTCGGCTGTCCGGCGACGGTGACGGCGCTGGGGAAGATGGCGACGGCGCCGGGGAAGACGGCAGCGGCGCTGGGATGGCGGCGACGGTGCTGGGCAGCCGGAGTTGGCGCCGTGGCGGCGCGGGTCTGCTGGCCCAGATCTAGGCCATTTGGGCTCGATCTGGGGCGGACGGGCCCCGACCGCTCTGTCCACCGGCGCCTGGTTGCggccacccacctcctcctcgtccgtcctcCTTGGCTCCAAGCGCAGGGATGCTGCTGCTCTAACCAGGTTGAGCTGAGCCCAACGCCATCTTGGCGTGGTGGCTCGGGGCGTCCATGCGATGCTGGCAGCGAGATCTGCAGTGCtggtgataagggattaacttatcaatgcctacgggttgtagactagggtttagttggaagtagagggcaagtagatctcgaaggtttcagccggaaaagtactcgactgctatgaaaaactagggttgcgtgaaacaatgagttgatcctttctttgtccctcgactcccccttatataggaggcggagccgagggtttcgtgatgtacaagttacagagtccgggagagtttctgaaccgtcccgtaataattacaagttgatattcctaatacaactctatctttccaaactacgtaaaagttcgagtcgtgggcctccagtaaaccccgggtgccttcttcggcaggcccattggggatgcctatgtcagtagcccccgagattttgcttgaatcgtagaatcagggaaaatatcCATCTTTACAATCTGCATATAACTTCTTCAAGTCGACAAGTGATATTTATAAAGGAATTATATATTGCACGGGGATATCGGTAATCGGGGctggttcatccgacggatcaggtaccagttaactgcttttGTAGCAATCcgccaaaacctacttcaagatcacgtccctggacatgatctcgggatactggtgtaattcgacatgtgccgcttaaagtCTTACCaaatgccgaattccagtcatgttttatcgggtacctaacgcgtccgttaggatttttcttcgtatctgttgatacggaaaaagtagcaaagcgccgtcagaggcggtgccacgccgcgcaggacggatcccggggacttaccttcgcaaagttttgcggcattcagagattattttgcgactgaggcgctctgagaatatattatcgagtgcttTTTCCTGCTGTTGgagtagcacatttattcgagtcaacggatgacttatattgtttctaacttatcctcccgatgggagtatatgaagagttattttgatAACTCAGAATATGCTCACCAAGACTTGttcaaatttcatcgggcacgtgaacagcgttcccgatgggagtagccggccaagtgcttgtacttggttgtaggctcacctttttagcatCTTTGCCACTATATTGTCATGTTTCATTCTTCtgttcatatttatcgggtgcgcgaacagcactcccgatgggagtagcccccgaggctacagtcgaggatTTATACTTGACTGTAGGCTCCAATTGTCCTTTAtcgctatattttgaaatgtccccTTCCAAACCATCTCCATCAAACTTCTCGGAACCTTTttataaagtagcccccgagcatttgaacaaaaacttgtatttggtcaaaggctctcgagattacCAGTCGTCTTTTACTGTCGCCACTTTTCATAAGATCACAGCCGAGATTTTTCATTGGTAAGGTGACATCAGtggtgacgatagccacgaccactgtatcggAAAGACGCGAGAGTTGTCCCTTCACTGACCTGCGGGCCCAAAATCTGCGACCCATTGACACGttatgcaagtgggggacacacgtcctccgcttttcctggcacgcgcgctgtagcgcctgtccagttccatcaTGGTAAAAATACCGTTTTACCCCTTGAACCACgtgtagatcatcaagtccattcttattccatccaacggtgcgacgctctgGATGGACCTGCTATAAATACCCGTCATCGTCTTCGTCAATCCCCTTCGCCGCACCATTTGCTCATATCTCCTCTCGCTTCAATCCCCATTGCAATCACAAAAAGCTCAAGAGCTCACACCGTGCCCTACTCCCTCAACGTCGGTCGTCGATGCCACCGCGGCCAAGGCTCACGAGGCACAACACTCCCGAAGCAtcgatggcggcgcaagatctgggaaccactgagtgggag encodes:
- the LOC124655103 gene encoding acyl-coenzyme A thioesterase 13-like, with translation MASTSAALEKARQLLEEAAGESVPTEQVDALPSGFYDAFVLCGVRVHAVEPGRLLCHFTVPSRLLNSGSFLHGGATASLIDLVGSAVFYTAGAQTRGSPLEMNISYLDAAFSDEEIDIEAKVLRAGKAVGVATVELKKKSGKIIAQARYSKYLGPSSKL